AACGGCATTTCACATGAGCAAGCCGGATGCTCCTTTACTTTGCTAAAGGAAAACTATAATAGTTTGGAGTAAATGCTATTTATTGTTTAGgttttaaaactgttttcataTCTGTTTAgcagttaaaataaaactaaaggcCCATGTTTAACAGTCAATACAAGTCCAAAATCAAGATACTAATTATTGAACAAGCCTCGAGACACGTGTTTTACCTTCCCTAATTGAAATAAATCTTTTAGTTGTGTTCCATGTGCTCCccccttccagacactgcagatcagtGGGAGGATTTCAGCAACAGAAGCAACGCTGTCCATCTAGAAAGCAGTgcccaggtgctgattgacaagctgcaAGGCTTATGACCATACTCGGAACCACAGCCCTAGTTCACACCAGTGTAGTGCCCCATATGAACAAAGAACCCATTTGTTAAAAGAAATCACTTGAAATAATTATCACTTTATGTAGCCCCCTTCCTTTCTCAATGGCAAGCAAGAGTATGTGTAGCAACTCTTTATTCTGTGTTGCAAGAAAGTGTAtatgtaggtatatatttaaatacatttcatgggCATctaaaaacttaaatttaaagTCTTTTGTCACTGTCTCAGTAAAGAAGCAAGTACCCTGGAAGTACCGCTCTGTTTTCAGTGGTCTGACGTACCCCAACACTCACTAGGCAGTAAAACCtgatatatatgtcttttttaatttgtaggcAACTAATAGGTTGAGGGAACAGAGGAATGAGTTAATTAGCTATAGGTGATGCTTTTTCCCAGGCTGGGGCCAGGGAGATGACCAAGCTGCACTACTCAAGTGAAGCAAAGTTGGGTCACTCATTTGGTTCTGCTGttttttgtgaaatgtaaatCACAGTTATAGTTAGGTAGAAATAAAAGtctttttgcaggtaaatggGCCTCCATATTGGATTTCGGTTGTATATTTAGCTATGAGCTCAGagtatatattttagttaaatttCCCTATTCCTTGTAGATCAAACTCCTACCCTACAGTTGTGCCACCACTGTCACTGGGCATGGGGGGCATTGCTCCCCCCTTCTGGCCACCGGGCGTATGGGGCATTGCTCCCTACCCCTTCTGGCCACCGGGCGTATGGGGCATTGCTCCCTCCCCCCGCTGGCCACCGGGCGTATGGGGCATTGCTCCCCTCTTGCTGGCCACCGGGCATATGGGGATTCCTCTTTTTGTTTACTAACCACCATTGTATTCAGTTGAATAGTTTGTTCCCACTTGCTGGGCTCTATGTATTGTCTTTGTAGCTCACATATGGCACACTTGCAAAAGGATCATATTACTGTAATTTAAATCCCTATAAAACCAGTTGGCAAttatctgtgttttgttttgttttaataaacttttattggtatacaaattatgtttagctacaggaaaaaaaaacaattagtattttgtttaatttgatgataaaaaaaattatctataaaaagggttgtaacaaaaataaattctatcACAGATGTCCAATATTCTAGGTCCAGACTCAACCCTAGTAAACACCATACAAATAACAATCAAACAGGAGTCGGTACTACAAATTcaaactgtacatttatttaaaaacaaaacggtaaaaaacaaaaaggaattttcctaataaaaaaaacacagaaatatgatACCACTTACAGTATGTATGGGAAAAAGGAAGGCGAGGGAAGGTTTATATATTGGGGGTTTCAGACAGTAGCAGaaattttagagaaaaatatTGAAGATGGGATATTTTTTTGTGAGCGGAGAgattgtatcttttatttttacattccttttgcttttttattttttttttttgttttttttttttcttcctaaagacATTTAGtgattaaaaatagaaatattagggTAATAGGGAGAGGGCAGAAGAGTGCATGTAGAAGAAAGACTGTAGAGGGCACTTGATGACTGTTCTTCGGGGCTCAGACCCCACTGGAACCTTTTTCTTCTAAGTCTTTAGTCCTTCCCCTTCCCCTTTTTGCctgtagaaagaaataaaaagaatgaattttATTGTtctatgatcatcctgtataggGGGTGTACCTGTGTCATCTCCAGTGACTACATCAAAAATCCAGCTTTGGtgataaaataaactttgttggCCTTATGGAAACCTGATTTCACCCAGATTGGACCTGACTTAGACTTCCACTAGGAGACAGGAGCTATCAATCGGTCATGTTTTAAAGAACCACTGatcataaataaatgttctggCAAACTTACCTTTAGATTTAGACTTGATTTTAACAGAGCAGGGTTTGGTAGCTTCAACAGTTTGCTGGCACTCTGCATTGTACATGGCCTTCTTCAGTGTTCCAGTGCGAATCTTGACTCCAGTCTCTGTATTGCATTCACCCCAGTTATTGAACTTGTACTTGCAGTCAGCTAGGGAAAGAAATATAGATGGAATAGTGTTAAGCCAAGTCAACCTCTATCTGTGTGACATCCAAAGAGTTTTTGAGTACTTAAGGTACAATACCCCACTGGGCTTACAGTGTATGCAAATTCAACTTTTTCAACACGCTTGGCAGCATGGTCACCATTATTTTATGAGTCTGTCCCAAGCTCCTTCAGTTGCCCATTCGGCTATTTATTAGGTCTTTTGGATCATAAACCCAATGGGCAACTGGCAATGTTGCTAGAAATtgcttggattaaaaaaaaaaaaatggcctaggAAAACTGTATAATGCTATATGGTTACAAGTACAGAACAcagattttagatttatatacagttttttatgCTAAAATTATTAGAATATGCAATCAATAGGCTTCCGATGGTAATAAATAGTaattacatacaaagaaatcCCATACAACCAAGCAGGCATTGTAATGCCTTTGGTACACAATAGAAGGACATTGGGTTTTTCGCATGTCTCAAGGGATAAATAATGGCATGGTATGAGTTCTAACTCAGACAGTTCCTGGGAAGAGTTGGCACAGACTCATTGGCCCACTTTCTCACCTCCAAATGGTTTCTTCCAGTTGCAAGGAATTTTGCACTTTAGTTTATTTGTCTCCTCTTTGCATGTCCCCTCCCGAGTTCCCAGACCACAATCCTGTTTGTTTGGCACACAAGGGCCCCACTTCCATTCTGAACAATCCGATCCACCTTTTTTACCTTtgtctgttgaaaaaaaagaggGATGGCAAAGGTATATGTTTAAAAACTGGAGACGGCCTGAATACAGAGAtttataaaaaacagaacaacaaaaggAAGTTATGCTAGAGatctaaaccctaactggatTGCATTTATTTTGCTTAGACATGGAGCATCAAACCATTGCTATGAAAAGCTGCTTTTAAATCCTTTTTGCACCAGAGATTTCCTTCAGCCACTCCTTGTCTATAAGCACTTTCCTAATTTGTCAATTCTTAGTGGTGACAACGGTGGGCCATGTGTATGTTGCTAGGAGCTCAAATAATCTTAACCGGGAGACTGTTGTTGtcccatatatatctatatcaccTAAAGCTTCCATAACATTTTAGTAATTGTGTGGATCTCCAGGCAGCTATAATACAGACAACCGTATTTAAGCCAGCTACATACTGGATTAACTGCTGAAGGGATTTACTGGAGGATGGAGCAGAGAGATGTTGCTATCTATCGGTGATTATTAGCTACTTTTGTGTCAGTTGATCAACATAACCCTGACTGTTGGGGAGTTGAACTGGTCTTAGTTTAAtgtggaaaggaaaaaagggtAAAGAAACATCAGCAGATGGGAACATAAATCACCTTTCTTGTTTTTGGCGGCCTGAGAGCTGACGGCAAGGATTGCCACCAAGACAATGATGCACAAAGCTCGCAATTCCATCCTGTAAAAGAGAGAGCAGATTAAAACAATGCATAAGggtttacaaaaaagttttacattttgctgGTTCATTATGCTTTGAAAAGTGATCTGTACtgagaaaaaaagtgtttggaaATGTTAACTTTTCTATGGACAATGCTGATTTCTTGGCTGTGCCACTGACTTAGTATGCGGATCAGCAGATCTTAGTTTCCTCTAGCTTCAATGGTTCATTGTAGATCAGAGACTCAAAGAGGCCAGATACAACAGGCGATGCTGCTTGGCCAGGTGTACATGGTGTAATGACAATGATCACCTGGTGAGAGTCCAGGGGTGCATCACCCAAGTATTTTTACTGTGTGCAATACCCTGCAGCAGATGCTCAAAAGCGCTTACTTGTCTGTGCATTCATGGGCACAATTTAGGAGAGGTGATTTGACTGGCAGAACAAACAAGTACAGATCAACACCTATACCATCATATGGAGATGCACTGAAAATTTGGGTGTTGATCTTCTCCCTGGTTGGTGAATGTAGGACACTTTTTGTAGACTCCTCTATCCAGAAAATGTATAACTCTGTATAGTGCAtaatacaggtacactttaacatgttaaagacTATGTATTTGGTGACTCAGATTTCAGTTTCAGATTTCGAGTACTAAAATTTAGTTGTTCCAGGTAAGAACTGTCAAGATGAGGTCCTTTTTAGACATTTTCAGTTGTTGGTAATTCCTGCAATTGCAAACGTATGTGGAGCTCAATGAGTGAAGGAGAAACCTAAACAGACCATTTCAGGAAACTTCCTAAAGGGAGGATCAAACTTTGGTTAAGCTGCAGTTTTTCACCCTGTAGCCTTTGGCAATACAATAACAATGGATTGGTATTAGAATTCAGTTTCTTAGCATGCAGTGAATTCCCCATGAAGAATAGGGAAGTACTGGCTTTTCCATACATACTGCCTGCCATAACCAGAAATACATACTGCCTGCCATAACCACTTTTAAAGAGCGAAAACTGAAAATCATAtagtataataaacaaaaaggcctaataccttttattttaaatggtttttgtGACCTGGAAGCCAAATGGTGATAAGTATATGTTTAGTAGACAggttaggtcctctttaatagtCATTCTTGCTTAGAGAAACTGGTCACTAGTGTAAGAAATAAGAATGGTTCAAGGCTTTTGCAAGATTGTCTTCAGACTTGTATGAGACATTAATAGTCACTCAAATAAACTTGAAACAGAACATTTTTCAGATTTCATATCTTTTTACGAGGAAGGTtacttttaaaatcttaaaatgttTCGGAAGAAAAATTACTTGTTCCAAACTGCACATCAACTATGTAgaccagggatgtcaaactcaaatacacagtgggccaaaatgaaaaacttggaCAAGGTCCCGCCgggggccaaccttgatatttattaaaaaaaaatctacaattgaggaaggtcactaatgaatgtcaacagaggaggggaaacttgtgggtcctgattgaggTGCCAGCAGAGAATTCTGGGATATGTAGTATTAGCAGTCTACTGGTGGGACAGCTCTAATAGACATTACATAGTAT
The genomic region above belongs to Pyxicephalus adspersus chromosome 9, UCB_Pads_2.0, whole genome shotgun sequence and contains:
- the MDK gene encoding midkine, giving the protein MELRALCIIVLVAILAVSSQAAKNKKDKGKKGGSDCSEWKWGPCVPNKQDCGLGTREGTCKEETNKLKCKIPCNWKKPFGADCKYKFNNWGECNTETGVKIRTGTLKKAMYNAECQQTVEATKPCSVKIKSKSKGKKGKGKD